The proteins below come from a single Beutenbergia cavernae DSM 12333 genomic window:
- a CDS encoding quaternary amine ABC transporter ATP-binding protein, producing the protein MNAIRAEHVYKVFGRREHEAVRRLADGATREEVKPLGTAAVIDASFEVAAGEIFVVMGLSGSGKSTLIRMLNGLWRPSAGQILLGDDDLSNVNAARLREIRRRKVSMVFQHFALLPHRTVLDNAAYPLEIQGVERAARLERAAEALSMVGLDGWENSLPGALSGGMRQRVGLARALAADTEILLMDEAFSALDPLIRREMQEQLVELQARLGKTIVFITHDLNEAMFLGDRIAMMRDGRIVQVGTAEQILSDPATDYVAQFVADVDRTRVLTASSVMRPPTVVVPASGGPRQALRTMNDAQVSAAFVVDRQRVFRGVVQDDAVLAAQRAGAESIAQIVRPDERAVSPDAPLSEIFAPAAESVLPVPVVDDGGRLLGVVPRVTLLEAMAPAESPTNGEVPAADALVGASSDPTAPEEVPS; encoded by the coding sequence ATGAACGCGATCCGCGCCGAGCACGTCTACAAGGTCTTCGGACGACGCGAGCACGAGGCCGTACGACGTCTCGCCGACGGCGCGACCCGGGAGGAGGTCAAGCCTCTCGGCACGGCCGCCGTCATCGACGCCTCCTTCGAGGTGGCCGCCGGCGAGATCTTCGTCGTCATGGGCCTGTCGGGCTCGGGGAAGTCGACGCTCATCCGCATGCTCAACGGCCTGTGGCGCCCCAGCGCCGGCCAGATCCTGCTGGGCGACGACGACCTCAGCAACGTCAACGCGGCCCGGCTGCGCGAGATCCGCCGTCGGAAGGTCTCGATGGTCTTCCAGCACTTCGCGCTCCTTCCCCACCGCACGGTCCTCGACAACGCCGCGTACCCCCTGGAGATCCAGGGTGTCGAGCGTGCGGCTCGGCTGGAGCGGGCTGCCGAGGCGCTGAGCATGGTGGGCCTCGACGGCTGGGAGAACTCACTCCCCGGAGCGCTGTCCGGCGGCATGCGCCAGCGCGTGGGCCTCGCCCGGGCGCTCGCCGCCGACACCGAGATCCTCCTGATGGACGAGGCGTTCTCCGCGCTCGACCCGCTCATCCGCCGCGAGATGCAGGAGCAGCTCGTCGAGCTGCAGGCCCGCCTGGGCAAGACGATCGTGTTCATCACGCACGACCTCAACGAGGCCATGTTCCTCGGCGACCGCATCGCGATGATGCGCGACGGCCGGATCGTCCAGGTCGGCACGGCAGAGCAGATCCTCTCCGACCCGGCCACCGACTACGTGGCGCAGTTCGTCGCCGACGTCGACCGGACACGCGTGCTCACCGCGTCGTCGGTCATGCGGCCGCCGACGGTCGTCGTCCCCGCGAGCGGCGGACCCCGCCAGGCGCTGCGCACGATGAACGACGCGCAGGTGTCGGCGGCGTTCGTCGTCGACCGGCAGCGCGTGTTCCGTGGCGTCGTGCAGGACGACGCCGTGCTCGCCGCCCAGCGCGCCGGCGCCGAGAGCATCGCCCAGATCGTCCGACCCGACGAGCGGGCCGTCTCCCCCGACGCCCCGCTGTCCGAGATCTTCGCGCCGGCCGCCGAGTCGGTGCTGCCGGTGCCGGTCGTCGACGACGGCGGCAGGCTCCTCGGCGTCGTCCCCCGCGTCACGCTGCTCGAGGCGATGGCGCCCGCGGAGAGTCCCACGAACGGGGAGGTGCCGGCGGCCGACGCGCTCGTCGGTGCCTCGTCCGACCCGACCGCGCCCGAGGAGGTGCCCTCGTGA
- a CDS encoding phosphotransferase family protein, with translation MHGTRRPTTQELDLTRALLPALPGAALATAQVATHGTFHDVVLVPGHAVVRIARRTEDAAALPRRVELLRRLAGANLPFAVPRPLSPVVPYREIGPFADLAAVALSWVPGAPSRPQDGGPRLVGELLRAVGGVDLAAVGDVLDVPHAFLGRERWAEVLTSEVVPLLDPPWRAEAARRVESALVLPDVPATLVHGDLAGSNIHVENGRVVGVIDWDLAQAFDPAVDAACLGWFGWETLAAAVPPETMRRARVWFGTFGLEQVGVALRRRADDAELATQLARAQDWLARTTALVDS, from the coding sequence GTGCACGGGACGCGGAGGCCGACCACCCAGGAGCTCGACCTCACCCGAGCGCTCCTCCCCGCACTCCCGGGTGCGGCGCTCGCGACGGCGCAGGTGGCCACGCACGGCACGTTCCACGACGTCGTGCTCGTGCCGGGCCACGCCGTCGTCCGCATCGCGCGCCGCACGGAGGACGCGGCCGCCTTGCCACGTCGGGTCGAGCTGCTGCGCCGGCTCGCCGGCGCGAACCTGCCGTTCGCCGTGCCGCGTCCGCTCAGCCCGGTCGTGCCGTACCGGGAGATCGGCCCGTTCGCCGATCTCGCGGCCGTCGCGCTCTCCTGGGTGCCGGGTGCCCCGTCGCGCCCTCAGGACGGCGGCCCGCGCCTGGTCGGCGAGCTGCTGCGGGCGGTCGGCGGCGTCGACCTCGCCGCCGTCGGCGACGTCCTCGACGTCCCGCACGCGTTCCTCGGCCGGGAGCGTTGGGCGGAGGTGCTGACGTCCGAGGTCGTGCCGCTGCTCGACCCGCCGTGGCGTGCCGAGGCCGCCCGCCGCGTCGAGTCCGCACTCGTGCTCCCGGACGTGCCGGCGACGCTGGTGCACGGCGATCTCGCCGGCTCCAACATCCACGTGGAGAACGGCCGGGTCGTCGGCGTCATCGACTGGGACCTCGCGCAGGCCTTCGACCCTGCCGTCGACGCCGCGTGCCTGGGCTGGTTCGGGTGGGAGACGCTCGCCGCGGCCGTGCCGCCGGAGACGATGCGCCGTGCGCGGGTGTGGTTCGGCACGTTCGGCCTGGAACAGGTGGGGGTCGCGCTGCGGCGGCGGGCCGACGACGCCGAGCTCGCCACCCAGCTGGCCCGTGCTCAGGACTGGCTGGCCCGGACGACGGCGCTCGTCGACTCCTGA